The Oryzias latipes chromosome 1, ASM223467v1 genome contains a region encoding:
- the LOC101166694 gene encoding protocadherin-10 isoform X2, whose amino-acid sequence MIWSILLLSILNGAVCQLRYSVPEEQEPGTVVGNIAEDLGLDITKLSARRFQTVPNSRTNYLKVNLENGALVVKEKIDREEICKQTTPCQLHLEMFLDNPLELFRVEIEVMDINDNPPSFPETDITVEISESAIPGTRFPIENAFDPDVGTNALSTYAITKNNYFYLDVQTQTDGNKFAELVLEKPLDREQQAVHRYVLTAVDGGNPQRTGTALLVVKVLDSNDNAPTFNQSVYTVNLRENSPVGTLVIQLSATDVDEGQNGEVVYSFSSHNSPPIRDLFNIDARTGRIEVAGEVDYEESNTHQIFVQAKDLGANAVPAHCKVLVKLQDVNDNTPEIGFSTVTDSVSEQDALGTVIALFSVSDRDSGDNEQMSCEILGDVPFKLKSSFKNYYTIVTDGPLDRESTDSYTITVVAKDKGQPSLATSKSIKVHVSDENDNAPRFTQAVYDVYVTENNVPGAFIHAVSAVDLDVGQNALITYSILGCDIQGMSVDTYVSINQDTGYLYALRSFDYEQLKEFSFMVQAKDSGAAELFSNATVNVIIVDQNDNAPTVTGPVGKNGTAKEHLPRSAEPGYLVTRIAAMDADDGENARLSYSILRGNEMGMFRMDWRTGELRTARRISPKRDPQGFYDLLIEVRDHGQPPLSSSASVSVILVDGAVEGRSGDRSSASRSKDISLNLTLILIIALGSVSFIFLLAMIVLAVRCQKDKKLNLYTCLLAGDCCLCCCSCCSRHARGRKQKKLSKSDIMLVQSTNVTTGVGPVGQVPVEESGVGGVGGGFGSHHQNQNSYCYQVCLTPESAKTDLMFLKPCSPSRSAETDRSNPCGAIITGYSDQQPDIISNGSILSSETKHQRAELSYLVDRPRRVNSSAFQEADIVSSKDSGHGDSEQGDSDHDATNRGHSADLFSNCTEECKALGHSDRCWMPSFVPSDGRQGPDYRSNLHVPGMDATLPNTEVSSSVDLSDQLTMTSSTASSNDRSFSTFGKDGQRSQSHHSLPHHLHQQQQQQQYSSSTLERKEYDRGTLPYKPTFLCEYQYETSLGPYDFGLVQYRY is encoded by the exons ATGATTTGGTCAATACTCCTGCTCTCCATTTTGAATGGAGCTGTCTGTCAGCTGCGCTACTCTGTGCCAGAGGAGCAGGAGCCTGGCACCGTGGTTGGGAATATTGCTGAGGATTTGGGGCTGGACATTACCAAACTTTCCGCTCGCCGCTTCCAGACGGTGCCCAACTCGCGGACAAATTACCTGAAGGTGAACTTGGAGAACGGTGCGCTCGTGGTGAAGGAGAAAATTGACCGGGAAGAAATCTGTAAGCAGACCACCCCGTGCCAGCTGCACTTGGAAATGTTTCTGGACAACCCACTGGAGCTGTTTCGCGTGGAGATCGAAGTAATGGATATCAATGATAACCCACCCAGCTTCCCAGAGACGGACATTACCGTGGAAATATCAGAGAGCGCCATCCCAGGGACTCGCTTCCCCATAGAAAACGCGTTCGACCCCGACGTTGGCACGAACGCGCTCAGCACGTATGCCATAAcgaaaaataactatttttacCTTGATGTGCAGACTCAGACCGACGGGAACAAGTTCGCTGAGCTGGTTCTGGAGAAGCCTCTGGACAGAGAGCAGCAGGCGGTGCACCGCTATGTGCTCACTGCTGTGGACGGGGGCAATCCACAGAGGACCGGAACGGCGCTGCTGGTCGTTAAAGTTCTGGACTCAAATGACAACGCGCCAACCTTTAACCAGTCGGTGTACACGGTTAACCTGCGGGAAAACTCCCCCGTGGGCACTCTGGTCATTCAGCTCAGCGCCACGGATGTTGACGAAGGACAGAACGGGGAAGTAGTTTATTCTTTCAGCAGTCACAACAGCCCGCCAATAAGAGACCTGTTCAATATTGATGCCAGGACGGGCAGGATAGAGGTGGCGGGTGAGGTGGACTATGAAGAGAGCAATACGCACCAGATCTTTGTCCAGGCTAAAGATCTGGGCGCTAACGCCGTTCCTGCGCACTGCAAAGTGCTGGTCAAACTTCAGGACGTGAACGACAACACGCCAGAGATCGGCTTCAGCACCGTGACGGATTCAGTGAGCGAGCAGGACGCGCTCGGCACCGTTATCGCACTTTTCAGCGTCTCGGACCGAGACTCGGGTGACAACGAGCAGATGAGCTGCGAGATACTGGGAGACGTCCCTTTCAAGCTGAAGTCCTCTTTTAAAAACTACTACACTATTGTTACAGACGGGCCGCTGGACAGAGAGAGCACAGATTCCTACACCATAACGGTGGTGGCCAAAGATAAAGGTCAGCCCTCACTGGCCACCAGCAAGTCTATAAAAGTGCACGTCTCTGATGAGAACGATAACGCGCCGCGCTTTACGCAGGCGGTTTATGATGTGTATGTGACTGAGAATAACGTGCCCGGCGCGTTTATCCACGCCGTGAGCGCAGTGGACCTTGATGTGGGACAAAATGCTCTCATTACCTACTCCATATTGGGGTGTGACATCCAGGGCATGTCTGTGGACACGTATGTGTCTATAAACCAGGACACCGGGTATCTATACGCGCTGCGCTCCTTCGATTACGAGCAGCTGAAGGAGTTCAGTTTCATGGTCCAGGCGAAGGACTCGGGTGCTGCTGAGCTCTTCTCCAATGCCACAGTAAATGTCATCATAGTTGACCAAAACGATAACGCCCCCACCGTCACGGGCCCCGTGGGCAAAAACGGCACAGCCAAGGAGCATTTGCCGCGCTCTGCAGAGCCTGGCTATCTGGTGACGCGCATCGCTGCCATGGACGCAGACGACGGCGAGAACGCACGTCTGTCCTACAGCATCCTCCGGGGCAACGAGATGGGGATGTTCCGCATGGACTGGAGGACCGGGGAGCTGCGGACAGCGCGCAGGATCTCCCCCAAAAGGGACCCCCAGGGCTTCTATGACCTTCTAATAGAAGTTAGGGACCACGGGCAGCCCCCTCTGTCCTCCTCTGCCAGCGTGAGTGTAATACTTGTGGATGGTGCTGTGGAGGGCCGCAGCGGAGACCGAAGCTCGGCCTCCAGGTCGAAGGACATCTCACTTAACCTCACTCTTATTCTCATCATTGCCCTGGGCTCCGTTTCCTTCATTTTCCTCCTGGCAATGATCGTGCTGGCCGTGCGCTGTCAAAAGGACAAGAAGCTGAACCTGTACACGTGCCTGCTGGCCGGCGACTGCTGCCTGTGCTGCTGCTCGTGCTGCAGCAGACACGCTCGCGGCAGGAAGCAGAAGAAGCTGAGCAAATCCGACATCATGTTGGTTCAGAGCACCAACGTGACGACAGGTGTGGGCCCCGTGGGACAGGTGCCCGTGGAAGAATCTGGAGTCGGGGGAGTGGGTGGGGGGTTCGGCTCGCAccaccagaaccagaactcCTACTGCTACCAGGTGTGTCTGACACCCGAGTCCGCAAAAACGGACCTGATGTTCTTGAAGCCGTGCAGCCCCTCCCGCAGCGCAGAGACGGACCGCAGCAACCCCTGTGGGGCCATCATCACCGGCTACAGCGACCAGCAGCCGGACATCATTTCCAACGGCAGCATCCTCTCCAGTGAG acaaaACATCAACGAGCAGAGCTCAGCTATCTGGTGGACAGACCCAGGCGTGTCAACAG CTCTGCCTTTCAAGAAGCAGACATCGTCAGCTCCAAAGACAGCGGTCACGGCGACAGCGAGCAGGGGGACAGTGACCACGACGCCACGAACAGGGGTCACTCAGCTG ATCTGTTCTCCAACTGCACAGAGGAGTGCAAGGCGCTGGGTCACTCTGACCGCTGCTGGATGCCATCCTTTGTGCCATCAGATGGACGTCAGGGTCCAGACTACCGCAGCAACCTCCATGTCCCTGGCATGGATGCCACACTGCCAAACACTGAGGTATCTTCCTCCGTCGATCTCTCCGACCAACTCACCATGACCTCCTCCACCGCCTCGTCCAACGATAGGTCATTTTCGACCTTTGGCAAGGACGGCCAAAGATCACAGTCACACCACAGCCTTCCCCATCACcttcatcagcagcagcagcagcagcagtacagCTCCAGCACGCTAGAGAGGAAAGAGTATGATAGGGGGACCCTACCGTACAAACCCACCTTTCTCTGTGAGTATCAGTATGAAACTTCACTTGGACCGTACGATTTTGGGCTGGTCCAGTATAGATACTAA
- the LOC101166694 gene encoding protocadherin-10 isoform X4 encodes MIWSILLLSILNGAVCQLRYSVPEEQEPGTVVGNIAEDLGLDITKLSARRFQTVPNSRTNYLKVNLENGALVVKEKIDREEICKQTTPCQLHLEMFLDNPLELFRVEIEVMDINDNPPSFPETDITVEISESAIPGTRFPIENAFDPDVGTNALSTYAITKNNYFYLDVQTQTDGNKFAELVLEKPLDREQQAVHRYVLTAVDGGNPQRTGTALLVVKVLDSNDNAPTFNQSVYTVNLRENSPVGTLVIQLSATDVDEGQNGEVVYSFSSHNSPPIRDLFNIDARTGRIEVAGEVDYEESNTHQIFVQAKDLGANAVPAHCKVLVKLQDVNDNTPEIGFSTVTDSVSEQDALGTVIALFSVSDRDSGDNEQMSCEILGDVPFKLKSSFKNYYTIVTDGPLDRESTDSYTITVVAKDKGQPSLATSKSIKVHVSDENDNAPRFTQAVYDVYVTENNVPGAFIHAVSAVDLDVGQNALITYSILGCDIQGMSVDTYVSINQDTGYLYALRSFDYEQLKEFSFMVQAKDSGAAELFSNATVNVIIVDQNDNAPTVTGPVGKNGTAKEHLPRSAEPGYLVTRIAAMDADDGENARLSYSILRGNEMGMFRMDWRTGELRTARRISPKRDPQGFYDLLIEVRDHGQPPLSSSASVSVILVDGAVEGRSGDRSSASRSKDISLNLTLILIIALGSVSFIFLLAMIVLAVRCQKDKKLNLYTCLLAGDCCLCCCSCCSRHARGRKQKKLSKSDIMLVQSTNVTTGVGPVGQVPVEESGVGGVGGGFGSHHQNQNSYCYQVCLTPESAKTDLMFLKPCSPSRSAETDRSNPCGAIITGYSDQQPDIISNGSILSSETKHQRAELSYLVDRPRRVNSSAFQEADIVSSKDSGHGDSEQGDSDHDATNRGHSAAADLFSNCTEECKALGHSDRCWMPSFVPSDGRQGPDYRSNLHVPGMDATLPNTEPAKGFASSFHVDLSETA; translated from the exons ATGATTTGGTCAATACTCCTGCTCTCCATTTTGAATGGAGCTGTCTGTCAGCTGCGCTACTCTGTGCCAGAGGAGCAGGAGCCTGGCACCGTGGTTGGGAATATTGCTGAGGATTTGGGGCTGGACATTACCAAACTTTCCGCTCGCCGCTTCCAGACGGTGCCCAACTCGCGGACAAATTACCTGAAGGTGAACTTGGAGAACGGTGCGCTCGTGGTGAAGGAGAAAATTGACCGGGAAGAAATCTGTAAGCAGACCACCCCGTGCCAGCTGCACTTGGAAATGTTTCTGGACAACCCACTGGAGCTGTTTCGCGTGGAGATCGAAGTAATGGATATCAATGATAACCCACCCAGCTTCCCAGAGACGGACATTACCGTGGAAATATCAGAGAGCGCCATCCCAGGGACTCGCTTCCCCATAGAAAACGCGTTCGACCCCGACGTTGGCACGAACGCGCTCAGCACGTATGCCATAAcgaaaaataactatttttacCTTGATGTGCAGACTCAGACCGACGGGAACAAGTTCGCTGAGCTGGTTCTGGAGAAGCCTCTGGACAGAGAGCAGCAGGCGGTGCACCGCTATGTGCTCACTGCTGTGGACGGGGGCAATCCACAGAGGACCGGAACGGCGCTGCTGGTCGTTAAAGTTCTGGACTCAAATGACAACGCGCCAACCTTTAACCAGTCGGTGTACACGGTTAACCTGCGGGAAAACTCCCCCGTGGGCACTCTGGTCATTCAGCTCAGCGCCACGGATGTTGACGAAGGACAGAACGGGGAAGTAGTTTATTCTTTCAGCAGTCACAACAGCCCGCCAATAAGAGACCTGTTCAATATTGATGCCAGGACGGGCAGGATAGAGGTGGCGGGTGAGGTGGACTATGAAGAGAGCAATACGCACCAGATCTTTGTCCAGGCTAAAGATCTGGGCGCTAACGCCGTTCCTGCGCACTGCAAAGTGCTGGTCAAACTTCAGGACGTGAACGACAACACGCCAGAGATCGGCTTCAGCACCGTGACGGATTCAGTGAGCGAGCAGGACGCGCTCGGCACCGTTATCGCACTTTTCAGCGTCTCGGACCGAGACTCGGGTGACAACGAGCAGATGAGCTGCGAGATACTGGGAGACGTCCCTTTCAAGCTGAAGTCCTCTTTTAAAAACTACTACACTATTGTTACAGACGGGCCGCTGGACAGAGAGAGCACAGATTCCTACACCATAACGGTGGTGGCCAAAGATAAAGGTCAGCCCTCACTGGCCACCAGCAAGTCTATAAAAGTGCACGTCTCTGATGAGAACGATAACGCGCCGCGCTTTACGCAGGCGGTTTATGATGTGTATGTGACTGAGAATAACGTGCCCGGCGCGTTTATCCACGCCGTGAGCGCAGTGGACCTTGATGTGGGACAAAATGCTCTCATTACCTACTCCATATTGGGGTGTGACATCCAGGGCATGTCTGTGGACACGTATGTGTCTATAAACCAGGACACCGGGTATCTATACGCGCTGCGCTCCTTCGATTACGAGCAGCTGAAGGAGTTCAGTTTCATGGTCCAGGCGAAGGACTCGGGTGCTGCTGAGCTCTTCTCCAATGCCACAGTAAATGTCATCATAGTTGACCAAAACGATAACGCCCCCACCGTCACGGGCCCCGTGGGCAAAAACGGCACAGCCAAGGAGCATTTGCCGCGCTCTGCAGAGCCTGGCTATCTGGTGACGCGCATCGCTGCCATGGACGCAGACGACGGCGAGAACGCACGTCTGTCCTACAGCATCCTCCGGGGCAACGAGATGGGGATGTTCCGCATGGACTGGAGGACCGGGGAGCTGCGGACAGCGCGCAGGATCTCCCCCAAAAGGGACCCCCAGGGCTTCTATGACCTTCTAATAGAAGTTAGGGACCACGGGCAGCCCCCTCTGTCCTCCTCTGCCAGCGTGAGTGTAATACTTGTGGATGGTGCTGTGGAGGGCCGCAGCGGAGACCGAAGCTCGGCCTCCAGGTCGAAGGACATCTCACTTAACCTCACTCTTATTCTCATCATTGCCCTGGGCTCCGTTTCCTTCATTTTCCTCCTGGCAATGATCGTGCTGGCCGTGCGCTGTCAAAAGGACAAGAAGCTGAACCTGTACACGTGCCTGCTGGCCGGCGACTGCTGCCTGTGCTGCTGCTCGTGCTGCAGCAGACACGCTCGCGGCAGGAAGCAGAAGAAGCTGAGCAAATCCGACATCATGTTGGTTCAGAGCACCAACGTGACGACAGGTGTGGGCCCCGTGGGACAGGTGCCCGTGGAAGAATCTGGAGTCGGGGGAGTGGGTGGGGGGTTCGGCTCGCAccaccagaaccagaactcCTACTGCTACCAGGTGTGTCTGACACCCGAGTCCGCAAAAACGGACCTGATGTTCTTGAAGCCGTGCAGCCCCTCCCGCAGCGCAGAGACGGACCGCAGCAACCCCTGTGGGGCCATCATCACCGGCTACAGCGACCAGCAGCCGGACATCATTTCCAACGGCAGCATCCTCTCCAGTGAG acaaaACATCAACGAGCAGAGCTCAGCTATCTGGTGGACAGACCCAGGCGTGTCAACAG CTCTGCCTTTCAAGAAGCAGACATCGTCAGCTCCAAAGACAGCGGTCACGGCGACAGCGAGCAGGGGGACAGTGACCACGACGCCACGAACAGGGGTCACTCAGCTG CTGCAGATCTGTTCTCCAACTGCACAGAGGAGTGCAAGGCGCTGGGTCACTCTGACCGCTGCTGGATGCCATCCTTTGTGCCATCAGATGGACGTCAGGGTCCAGACTACCGCAGCAACCTCCATGTCCCTGGCATGGATGCCACACTGCCAAACACTGAG cCCGCAAAAGGATTTGCTAGTTCATTCCATGTGGACCTGTCAGAGACAGCATGA
- the LOC101166694 gene encoding protocadherin-10 isoform X3, translating into MIWSILLLSILNGAVCQLRYSVPEEQEPGTVVGNIAEDLGLDITKLSARRFQTVPNSRTNYLKVNLENGALVVKEKIDREEICKQTTPCQLHLEMFLDNPLELFRVEIEVMDINDNPPSFPETDITVEISESAIPGTRFPIENAFDPDVGTNALSTYAITKNNYFYLDVQTQTDGNKFAELVLEKPLDREQQAVHRYVLTAVDGGNPQRTGTALLVVKVLDSNDNAPTFNQSVYTVNLRENSPVGTLVIQLSATDVDEGQNGEVVYSFSSHNSPPIRDLFNIDARTGRIEVAGEVDYEESNTHQIFVQAKDLGANAVPAHCKVLVKLQDVNDNTPEIGFSTVTDSVSEQDALGTVIALFSVSDRDSGDNEQMSCEILGDVPFKLKSSFKNYYTIVTDGPLDRESTDSYTITVVAKDKGQPSLATSKSIKVHVSDENDNAPRFTQAVYDVYVTENNVPGAFIHAVSAVDLDVGQNALITYSILGCDIQGMSVDTYVSINQDTGYLYALRSFDYEQLKEFSFMVQAKDSGAAELFSNATVNVIIVDQNDNAPTVTGPVGKNGTAKEHLPRSAEPGYLVTRIAAMDADDGENARLSYSILRGNEMGMFRMDWRTGELRTARRISPKRDPQGFYDLLIEVRDHGQPPLSSSASVSVILVDGAVEGRSGDRSSASRSKDISLNLTLILIIALGSVSFIFLLAMIVLAVRCQKDKKLNLYTCLLAGDCCLCCCSCCSRHARGRKQKKLSKSDIMLVQSTNVTTGVGPVGQVPVEESGVGGVGGGFGSHHQNQNSYCYQVCLTPESAKTDLMFLKPCSPSRSAETDRSNPCGAIITGYSDQQPDIISNGSILSSETKHQRAELSYLVDRPRRVNSSAFQEADIVSSKDSGHGDSEQGDSDHDATNRGHSAAADLFSNCTEECKALGHSDRCWMPSFVPSDGRQGPDYRSNLHVPGMDATLPNTEVSSSVDLSDQLTMTSSTASSNDRSFSTFGKDGQRSQSHHSLPHHLHQQQQQQQYSSSTLERKEYDRGTLPYKPTFLSRKRIC; encoded by the exons ATGATTTGGTCAATACTCCTGCTCTCCATTTTGAATGGAGCTGTCTGTCAGCTGCGCTACTCTGTGCCAGAGGAGCAGGAGCCTGGCACCGTGGTTGGGAATATTGCTGAGGATTTGGGGCTGGACATTACCAAACTTTCCGCTCGCCGCTTCCAGACGGTGCCCAACTCGCGGACAAATTACCTGAAGGTGAACTTGGAGAACGGTGCGCTCGTGGTGAAGGAGAAAATTGACCGGGAAGAAATCTGTAAGCAGACCACCCCGTGCCAGCTGCACTTGGAAATGTTTCTGGACAACCCACTGGAGCTGTTTCGCGTGGAGATCGAAGTAATGGATATCAATGATAACCCACCCAGCTTCCCAGAGACGGACATTACCGTGGAAATATCAGAGAGCGCCATCCCAGGGACTCGCTTCCCCATAGAAAACGCGTTCGACCCCGACGTTGGCACGAACGCGCTCAGCACGTATGCCATAAcgaaaaataactatttttacCTTGATGTGCAGACTCAGACCGACGGGAACAAGTTCGCTGAGCTGGTTCTGGAGAAGCCTCTGGACAGAGAGCAGCAGGCGGTGCACCGCTATGTGCTCACTGCTGTGGACGGGGGCAATCCACAGAGGACCGGAACGGCGCTGCTGGTCGTTAAAGTTCTGGACTCAAATGACAACGCGCCAACCTTTAACCAGTCGGTGTACACGGTTAACCTGCGGGAAAACTCCCCCGTGGGCACTCTGGTCATTCAGCTCAGCGCCACGGATGTTGACGAAGGACAGAACGGGGAAGTAGTTTATTCTTTCAGCAGTCACAACAGCCCGCCAATAAGAGACCTGTTCAATATTGATGCCAGGACGGGCAGGATAGAGGTGGCGGGTGAGGTGGACTATGAAGAGAGCAATACGCACCAGATCTTTGTCCAGGCTAAAGATCTGGGCGCTAACGCCGTTCCTGCGCACTGCAAAGTGCTGGTCAAACTTCAGGACGTGAACGACAACACGCCAGAGATCGGCTTCAGCACCGTGACGGATTCAGTGAGCGAGCAGGACGCGCTCGGCACCGTTATCGCACTTTTCAGCGTCTCGGACCGAGACTCGGGTGACAACGAGCAGATGAGCTGCGAGATACTGGGAGACGTCCCTTTCAAGCTGAAGTCCTCTTTTAAAAACTACTACACTATTGTTACAGACGGGCCGCTGGACAGAGAGAGCACAGATTCCTACACCATAACGGTGGTGGCCAAAGATAAAGGTCAGCCCTCACTGGCCACCAGCAAGTCTATAAAAGTGCACGTCTCTGATGAGAACGATAACGCGCCGCGCTTTACGCAGGCGGTTTATGATGTGTATGTGACTGAGAATAACGTGCCCGGCGCGTTTATCCACGCCGTGAGCGCAGTGGACCTTGATGTGGGACAAAATGCTCTCATTACCTACTCCATATTGGGGTGTGACATCCAGGGCATGTCTGTGGACACGTATGTGTCTATAAACCAGGACACCGGGTATCTATACGCGCTGCGCTCCTTCGATTACGAGCAGCTGAAGGAGTTCAGTTTCATGGTCCAGGCGAAGGACTCGGGTGCTGCTGAGCTCTTCTCCAATGCCACAGTAAATGTCATCATAGTTGACCAAAACGATAACGCCCCCACCGTCACGGGCCCCGTGGGCAAAAACGGCACAGCCAAGGAGCATTTGCCGCGCTCTGCAGAGCCTGGCTATCTGGTGACGCGCATCGCTGCCATGGACGCAGACGACGGCGAGAACGCACGTCTGTCCTACAGCATCCTCCGGGGCAACGAGATGGGGATGTTCCGCATGGACTGGAGGACCGGGGAGCTGCGGACAGCGCGCAGGATCTCCCCCAAAAGGGACCCCCAGGGCTTCTATGACCTTCTAATAGAAGTTAGGGACCACGGGCAGCCCCCTCTGTCCTCCTCTGCCAGCGTGAGTGTAATACTTGTGGATGGTGCTGTGGAGGGCCGCAGCGGAGACCGAAGCTCGGCCTCCAGGTCGAAGGACATCTCACTTAACCTCACTCTTATTCTCATCATTGCCCTGGGCTCCGTTTCCTTCATTTTCCTCCTGGCAATGATCGTGCTGGCCGTGCGCTGTCAAAAGGACAAGAAGCTGAACCTGTACACGTGCCTGCTGGCCGGCGACTGCTGCCTGTGCTGCTGCTCGTGCTGCAGCAGACACGCTCGCGGCAGGAAGCAGAAGAAGCTGAGCAAATCCGACATCATGTTGGTTCAGAGCACCAACGTGACGACAGGTGTGGGCCCCGTGGGACAGGTGCCCGTGGAAGAATCTGGAGTCGGGGGAGTGGGTGGGGGGTTCGGCTCGCAccaccagaaccagaactcCTACTGCTACCAGGTGTGTCTGACACCCGAGTCCGCAAAAACGGACCTGATGTTCTTGAAGCCGTGCAGCCCCTCCCGCAGCGCAGAGACGGACCGCAGCAACCCCTGTGGGGCCATCATCACCGGCTACAGCGACCAGCAGCCGGACATCATTTCCAACGGCAGCATCCTCTCCAGTGAG acaaaACATCAACGAGCAGAGCTCAGCTATCTGGTGGACAGACCCAGGCGTGTCAACAG CTCTGCCTTTCAAGAAGCAGACATCGTCAGCTCCAAAGACAGCGGTCACGGCGACAGCGAGCAGGGGGACAGTGACCACGACGCCACGAACAGGGGTCACTCAGCTG CTGCAGATCTGTTCTCCAACTGCACAGAGGAGTGCAAGGCGCTGGGTCACTCTGACCGCTGCTGGATGCCATCCTTTGTGCCATCAGATGGACGTCAGGGTCCAGACTACCGCAGCAACCTCCATGTCCCTGGCATGGATGCCACACTGCCAAACACTGAGGTATCTTCCTCCGTCGATCTCTCCGACCAACTCACCATGACCTCCTCCACCGCCTCGTCCAACGATAGGTCATTTTCGACCTTTGGCAAGGACGGCCAAAGATCACAGTCACACCACAGCCTTCCCCATCACcttcatcagcagcagcagcagcagcagtacagCTCCAGCACGCTAGAGAGGAAAGAGTATGATAGGGGGACCCTACCGTACAAACCCACCTTTCTCT cCCGCAAAAGGATTTGCTAG